A section of the Chryseobacterium scophthalmum genome encodes:
- a CDS encoding transposase, whose protein sequence is MKKKNKILHIYFEEKNITPKRFSSLIFQPKGFLPEIMVDDFFLREKIVKLHIKRRRWTDIKTGNIIPRDWNIIAKGTRMTHDFAASRI, encoded by the coding sequence TTGAAAAAGAAAAACAAAATTCTACACATTTATTTTGAAGAGAAAAATATAACTCCGAAAAGATTTTCTTCACTTATATTTCAGCCAAAAGGGTTTTTGCCTGAAATCATGGTGGATGATTTTTTTCTTCGCGAAAAAATAGTAAAACTCCACATTAAACGCAGAAGATGGACTGATATTAAAACAGGAAACATCATCCCAAGAGATTGGAATATTATTGCCAAAGGAACTCGCATGACACACGATTTTGCCGCAAGCAGGATCTAA
- a CDS encoding helix-turn-helix domain-containing protein, with amino-acid sequence MKICGQNIRKMRRDRDLTQEYMAFEMGISQKAYSDIENSKVKINLEILTKVSNILNIKPSEICSISHKCGTNDYEDKYNELIEYMKKNNITIPQNL; translated from the coding sequence ATGAAAATTTGTGGACAAAATATCAGGAAAATGCGACGCGACCGTGATCTTACTCAGGAATATATGGCATTCGAAATGGGTATTTCTCAAAAAGCATATTCTGATATCGAAAATTCAAAAGTGAAAATCAATCTGGAGATTCTCACAAAAGTTTCAAACATCCTCAATATAAAACCCTCGGAAATCTGTAGCATCTCCCACAAATGCGGTACAAACGATTACGAAGACAAATACAATGAGCTTATTGAGTATATGAAGAAAAATAATATCACTATTCCCCAAAATTTGTAA
- the ccoN gene encoding cytochrome-c oxidase, cbb3-type subunit I has translation METQKFHYDNNIVRAFLYATVVFGIIGFILGLTAALMLFYPELPEFLFGTDDTTIQSLRSGNIQGLVNSQGALGFGRIRMLHTSAVIFAFVCNSFFCGAYYSMQRLLKTRMYSDTLSWIHFWTWQIMIIAVVITFLMGINTSKEYAEHEWPIDILITFSWVIFGINMFGTIAKRRVRHLYVAIWFYIATWIAVAMLHIFNNLEVPLSFTSWKSYSAYAGVKDALVQWWYGHNAVAFVLTTPVLGLMYYFMPKAANRPVFSYKLSIIHFWSLIFVYLWAGPHHLQYTALPAWAQAVGTGFSIMLIAPSWGGMLNGLLTLRGAWDKVRENPILKFFVVAVTCYGMATFEGPLLATKSLNKIGHYTDWVIGHVHLGALGWNGFMAFGVIYYLIPIMWKTELWSKKLANWHFWLGTLGIIFYAVPMYIAGFTQGLMWKQFNPDGTLLWKNWLDTVTAIIPYFKMRFLGGLFYLSGAILMVVNVYKTIRAGSFQKNVPAEAPALANVGSSRKEGEGVHLWLERTPHLLSILAFVAIAIGGLVEIVPTLTVKSNLPTISAVKPYSPLELEGRDLYVREGCNSCHSQMIRPFRDEVTRFDGKNGQYSKAGEFVYDRPFLWGSKRTGPDLHREGARNPDSWHFKHMYNPRITSAGSIMPRFPWLITNKLDRSQMIDKMKLMKNTFDVPYTKAQIDSADRWANNQSQAIVKRIYSEATDVKDQMDKEKIAKGNNFIPMEQREIIAMIAYLQRLGTDIKTTDIKTASVD, from the coding sequence ATGGAGACGCAAAAATTTCATTATGACAATAATATTGTCAGAGCATTCCTCTATGCTACTGTAGTATTTGGAATCATCGGTTTTATTTTAGGGTTAACCGCTGCTTTGATGCTATTTTATCCTGAATTACCTGAATTTTTATTTGGTACTGACGATACAACCATTCAAAGTTTAAGAAGTGGAAATATTCAGGGGCTAGTTAATTCGCAGGGTGCTTTAGGATTTGGAAGAATCAGAATGCTTCACACGAGTGCGGTAATTTTTGCTTTTGTCTGCAACTCTTTCTTCTGCGGTGCTTATTATAGTATGCAAAGACTTTTGAAAACCAGAATGTATAGTGATACTTTATCATGGATTCATTTCTGGACATGGCAAATTATGATTATTGCTGTTGTGATCACCTTTTTAATGGGAATCAACACTTCAAAAGAATATGCTGAACACGAATGGCCGATTGATATTTTGATTACTTTCTCTTGGGTAATTTTCGGAATCAATATGTTTGGAACGATTGCCAAAAGAAGAGTGCGTCATTTATATGTAGCCATCTGGTTTTATATTGCAACTTGGATTGCTGTTGCGATGCTACACATATTTAACAACTTAGAAGTTCCGTTATCTTTTACAAGCTGGAAATCATATTCTGCTTATGCAGGAGTAAAAGATGCCTTAGTTCAATGGTGGTACGGTCATAATGCGGTTGCATTCGTATTGACAACACCGGTTTTAGGTTTAATGTATTACTTTATGCCTAAAGCAGCCAACAGACCAGTCTTTTCATATAAACTTTCTATTATTCACTTTTGGTCGTTGATCTTCGTCTATCTTTGGGCAGGACCTCACCATCTTCAATATACTGCTTTACCAGCATGGGCTCAAGCAGTGGGAACAGGTTTCTCAATCATGTTGATTGCTCCGTCTTGGGGTGGAATGCTTAATGGATTATTAACTTTAAGAGGAGCTTGGGATAAAGTAAGAGAAAATCCTATTCTAAAATTCTTTGTAGTTGCTGTAACATGTTACGGAATGGCAACCTTTGAAGGACCGCTTTTAGCAACAAAATCTTTAAATAAAATCGGACATTACACCGACTGGGTAATTGGTCACGTTCATTTAGGAGCTTTAGGATGGAATGGTTTCATGGCATTCGGAGTTATCTATTACCTGATTCCGATTATGTGGAAAACTGAACTTTGGTCTAAAAAATTAGCCAACTGGCATTTCTGGCTCGGAACTTTAGGAATTATTTTCTATGCCGTTCCAATGTATATCGCAGGATTTACTCAAGGTTTGATGTGGAAACAATTTAACCCAGATGGAACTTTATTGTGGAAAAACTGGTTAGATACCGTTACTGCGATTATTCCATACTTTAAAATGAGATTCTTAGGGGGATTATTTTATCTGAGTGGAGCCATTTTAATGGTTGTAAATGTTTACAAAACAATCAGAGCCGGATCATTCCAAAAAAATGTTCCTGCAGAAGCACCAGCTTTAGCCAATGTAGGAAGCTCAAGAAAAGAAGGCGAAGGTGTACACCTTTGGCTGGAAAGAACCCCTCACCTATTATCAATATTAGCTTTTGTAGCCATTGCAATCGGTGGATTAGTAGAGATTGTTCCTACATTAACTGTAAAAAGCAACTTGCCAACAATATCTGCAGTGAAACCTTATTCACCGTTAGAACTCGAAGGTAGAGACCTCTATGTAAGAGAAGGCTGTAACTCGTGTCACTCACAAATGATAAGACCCTTCCGTGATGAAGTAACAAGATTTGACGGTAAAAACGGACAGTATTCTAAAGCAGGAGAATTCGTTTACGACCGACCATTCCTTTGGGGATCAAAAAGAACAGGACCGGATCTTCACAGAGAAGGCGCAAGAAATCCAGATTCATGGCACTTTAAACACATGTACAACCCAAGAATTACTTCTGCAGGTTCTATTATGCCACGTTTCCCTTGGCTGATTACGAATAAGCTGGATCGTTCTCAAATGATCGATAAAATGAAACTGATGAAAAACACTTTTGATGTCCCATACACCAAAGCACAGATAGATTCAGCAGATCGATGGGCAAATAATCAGTCACAAGCGATTGTAAAAAGAATTTATTCTGAAGCAACCGATGTAAAAGATCAAATGGATAAAGAGAAAATTGCCAAAGGCAACAATTTTATACCAATGGAACAAAGAGAAATCATCGCAATGATTGCCTATCTGCAAAGACTGGGAACAGACATCAAAACGACAGACATCAAAACAGCAAGCGTAGATTAA